In Sphingobacterium sp. R2, the genomic stretch TTATTGTGCTCCATCCTACTCATCAAAAACTTGATGGGATGCTGTCCTTGCTTTACTGTGTCAGGTAGCAGGTTAGATATAAATACGCGACTATCATCCCGGGTACCGGAGCTCATCGTCCGAATTGTCTTTGTGGCTGATACCGGAAGTTTAATGACCACGGTATCTATTTTATTGTCCCTTGTTAAAAGGGTATACAAATGCCAGCCTGGTCCCATATCCGGTATATCGGCCATGATAAACACTATTGCCCCACGGTACCAGCCCTCGCCTAAAGCAATAGGATGTTCAAAAGGTGCTCCATGTTTCATCATTCCCATATCCATCTGTGGGTAATAGTCAAGGGATGAACTATTGTAAGGTTTGCCATCTTTGTCCTTTACCTGTAAATAAACAGTGTGGTACTTATTGTCAAGTTTAGCATCAGCAAACACTTTAAATGTTAGCTCATTGTTTGTGGTATCAGAGATCGGAATAAGTTCGGATTCGCTGGGAATGGATGGTGCCACGGAATCCTTGGCACCAGTATGTTTTTTGGCGTTATTTTCGGACGAACAAGCGATCGCCAATAAGGCAATTGAAAATGCTACGGTTAGTTTGAAAACTAGTTTTGATAATTTCATTTAATTGTCTTTTGTTATCCTTCATTCAGCAAAACCTGAATATCGGCTATAATTTTTGGAATTGAATCTGTTTTTGTACCATCATATACAGCCCTGATCCGAAAAGCAGTATCAACAAGTGTAAAAGCACCACTATGAACGAATCCTCCTGGAGCATTCGGATCTTGCTGTGCGAACGAGAAATAACCTTCATTACCAGCGAGCTCGTACACCGCGGCTTTCGGACCATGAAGGAAAAGCCAATTGGAGGGTGCGCCCAGTTCTGCTGCATACCGCTTCAACACATAGGGTCTGTGGTATCTGGGGTCTACCGTGTGTGATACAATAACAACCCGGGGTTCATTGACAAAGTGTTTTGCTACCTGAAGCAAATTGCGAGCAGTGACGGGACAGATCGTGGGACAACGCGTGAAAAAGAAATCGGTCAGATAGATTTTTCCTTTCAATGTATTTTTAGACACGATGTTGCTATCCTGATCTACCAGTGTAAAATCGGGAATTGTATGGTATAGGGTATCCATAAGCTTAATTCCGTCCTTATCAGTTTCAGTAATCTCTCTTTCCCCTAAAATGGGTAATCGATCTGAAACAGAGGATGGCGAACATGCAATAAATTGGCATGTTAAAAATGAAAATAAGCCCACAGATATCCCAATACGGGAATATGTGTTCATGTTATCTTGATTTATTTATTTTTGACAATCGCAATTGAAAAAGCTATCGCATTGAATAGCTTATCAATTGTTACATGCTATAAAATAATTTAAACCAATGGTGGATGGAAAATTGTAAAAATGGGATTGTACGAATAATCTTGTTTGTACTCTGGGTAAGTCAAACCAATATTATCTTCGTGATTTAAGGAAGATATATCAAAAGAAAAATTGTGGGAGCTGTCGACAAAGACTACGTCAATAATACGAGATTCAAGATTTTTTTGTTCTTTTTCCTCATGTTCGCGCATTTTCTTCATCAATACACATTGTCCGCGGCAGGACAGTGCTTTTTCATTGAAGCGATTTACACATTCATTGCGTGCGATATAATCCCTATTCAATTCAAATACAGACCATAGCCA encodes the following:
- a CDS encoding FixH family protein, encoding MKLSKLVFKLTVAFSIALLAIACSSENNAKKHTGAKDSVAPSIPSESELIPISDTTNNELTFKVFADAKLDNKYHTVYLQVKDKDGKPYNSSSLDYYPQMDMGMMKHGAPFEHPIALGEGWYRGAIVFIMADIPDMGPGWHLYTLLTRDNKIDTVVIKLPVSATKTIRTMSSGTRDDSRVFISNLLPDTVKQGQHPIKFLMSRMEHNNFPPLDGYVIKLKTNMPSMGHGSSGNKDAEGIGNGYYEGEVNFSMAGQWEIIVELWKDGKKANQDDIKYFVQVIK
- a CDS encoding SCO family protein, which gives rise to MNTYSRIGISVGLFSFLTCQFIACSPSSVSDRLPILGEREITETDKDGIKLMDTLYHTIPDFTLVDQDSNIVSKNTLKGKIYLTDFFFTRCPTICPVTARNLLQVAKHFVNEPRVVIVSHTVDPRYHRPYVLKRYAAELGAPSNWLFLHGPKAAVYELAGNEGYFSFAQQDPNAPGGFVHSGAFTLVDTAFRIRAVYDGTKTDSIPKIIADIQVLLNEG